In Panacibacter ginsenosidivorans, the following proteins share a genomic window:
- a CDS encoding zinc-dependent metalloprotease → MKKFFFVLLLLPAVTIAQDISTIAEKTKGMKKYEGLFNFYWDENNGKIFLEVNKLDSEILYQVSLPAGLGSNDIGLDRGLLGDTKIVKFTKVGRKILLLQPNYGYRAVTDNANEKKAVEQSFAQSIIWGFTEIAASHDTILVDATDFLMRDAMNVSNTISRMNQGAYSLDPSRSAMYMERTKDFPLNTEFETTITFVNNSGNAGNYVAAVAPSTEAITLRMHHSFVQLPDNNYKPRVFDPRSSFFDISYYDYSTPVSEPVIKYFVCRHRLEKKYPTAAISEAVKPIVYYVDNGTPEPIRSALLEGAGWWNQAFEAAGFKNAFQVRILPDGADPMDIRYNMINWVHRSTRGWSYGAAVIDPRTGEIIKGNVTLGSLRVRQDYLIAQGLLAPFENGLPKDDKMLKMALARIRQLAAHEVGHTLGLMHNYSASTVERSSVMDYPHPLAALDANGEINLANAYENKIGDWDKTSITWGYSEFSNGTDEQEVLNNILTTAYKKGLRFLTDQDARPASALSPYAHLWDNGSNVIDGLKDVMKVRQQALNKFGENDIRPGTPMAMLEDVLVPVYFGHRYQLEAVTKLVGGLNYNYALRGDGQITTKAISKTEQQKALNAIIDCIDPKILMLPDKIFSLIPPRPAGYNDSRELFNKRTGLAFDALSPAETAADFPLSFLFNAERVSRMEQYAANGGLGVNEMIDTLIKRTWKAPRRTGMEKLIQQQTEQVLLTYMLALSVNNDASYQARADAKKALADLKTFIDAQMKISKDESYTAHLMLALDRMKTPAEAKPTLHEEMPPGAPIGCDIDE, encoded by the coding sequence ATGAAAAAATTTTTTTTTGTACTGCTGCTGTTACCTGCAGTCACAATTGCACAGGATATATCCACCATTGCAGAGAAAACAAAAGGAATGAAAAAGTATGAAGGCTTGTTTAATTTTTACTGGGATGAAAATAATGGAAAGATATTCCTTGAGGTTAATAAGCTTGATAGTGAAATTTTATACCAGGTATCATTGCCTGCAGGTTTAGGTTCCAATGATATCGGGCTTGACAGGGGATTGCTTGGGGATACGAAGATTGTAAAATTTACAAAGGTTGGAAGAAAGATATTGTTATTGCAACCGAATTACGGTTACCGCGCAGTAACGGATAATGCAAATGAGAAAAAAGCAGTTGAACAATCATTTGCACAATCGATCATTTGGGGATTTACAGAAATTGCAGCATCGCATGATACGATACTTGTAGATGCTACAGATTTTCTTATGCGGGATGCAATGAATGTTTCAAACACGATCAGCAGAATGAACCAGGGAGCTTATTCACTTGATCCATCACGTTCTGCAATGTATATGGAGCGCACAAAGGATTTTCCTTTGAACACAGAGTTTGAAACAACTATAACGTTTGTAAATAATTCAGGCAATGCAGGAAATTATGTTGCCGCTGTTGCGCCATCAACAGAAGCAATAACTCTTCGCATGCATCATTCATTTGTTCAGTTGCCTGATAATAATTACAAGCCACGTGTGTTTGATCCGCGTTCAAGTTTTTTTGATATCAGTTATTACGATTATAGCACACCTGTTTCCGAGCCGGTCATAAAATATTTTGTTTGTCGCCACAGGCTTGAAAAGAAATATCCAACTGCAGCAATAAGTGAAGCGGTAAAACCAATCGTTTACTACGTTGATAATGGAACACCCGAACCAATACGCAGCGCATTGCTTGAAGGCGCTGGTTGGTGGAACCAGGCTTTTGAAGCAGCGGGATTTAAAAATGCATTCCAGGTAAGAATATTACCTGATGGTGCAGATCCAATGGATATAAGATATAACATGATCAACTGGGTACATCGCTCTACTCGTGGCTGGAGTTATGGTGCTGCGGTTATTGATCCACGCACAGGAGAGATCATAAAAGGGAATGTAACACTTGGTTCATTGCGGGTGCGACAGGACTATTTAATTGCCCAGGGTTTATTAGCACCATTCGAAAATGGCTTACCAAAAGATGATAAAATGTTGAAGATGGCACTTGCAAGAATAAGACAACTGGCTGCACATGAAGTTGGTCACACACTTGGGTTGATGCATAATTATTCTGCAAGTACTGTTGAGCGCTCAAGTGTGATGGATTATCCGCATCCACTTGCAGCTTTAGATGCTAACGGAGAAATTAATTTAGCCAATGCTTATGAGAATAAAATAGGGGACTGGGATAAAACTTCTATTACATGGGGCTATTCAGAATTTAGTAATGGCACCGATGAACAGGAAGTGTTAAACAATATTCTTACTACTGCATATAAAAAAGGTTTGCGTTTTTTAACAGACCAGGACGCAAGACCTGCAAGCGCTTTGAGCCCTTATGCGCATTTATGGGATAATGGAAGCAATGTAATTGATGGATTAAAAGATGTAATGAAAGTTCGCCAGCAGGCGTTGAATAAATTTGGTGAGAACGATATTCGCCCTGGAACACCAATGGCAATGCTGGAAGATGTATTGGTGCCTGTATATTTTGGTCACAGGTATCAATTAGAAGCAGTAACAAAATTGGTTGGCGGCCTTAATTATAATTATGCATTGAGAGGAGATGGGCAAATTACTACGAAAGCAATTTCAAAAACAGAACAACAAAAGGCATTGAATGCAATTATTGATTGTATTGATCCAAAAATTTTGATGTTGCCTGATAAAATTTTTTCGCTCATTCCTCCAAGGCCCGCTGGTTATAATGATTCCAGGGAATTATTTAATAAGCGCACAGGACTTGCATTTGATGCTTTGTCACCTGCAGAAACTGCTGCAGATTTTCCGCTGTCTTTTTTGTTTAATGCAGAACGTGTTAGCCGCATGGAGCAATACGCTGCCAATGGCGGTCTGGGCGTAAATGAAATGATCGATACGCTTATTAAACGTACATGGAAAGCGCCACGCAGAACAGGTATGGAAAAACTAATTCAGCAACAAACGGAGCAGGTGTTGCTTACTTACATGCTTGCACTGAGTGTAAACAACGATGCATCTTACCAGGCAAGAGCTGATGCAAAGAAAGCGCTTGCAGATCTCAAAACTTTTATTGATGCGCAAATGAAAATTTCAAAAGATGAATCTTATACTGCACATCTTATGCTGGCATTGGACAGAATGAAAACGCCTGCAGAGGCAAAGCCAACTTTGCATGAAGAAATGCCACCGGGCGCACCAATCGGTTGTGATATTGATGAATAA
- a CDS encoding SusC/RagA family TonB-linked outer membrane protein: MKKIVFLFLMAMLTTVMARSQVRSVSGKVVDQTNNPVSGATVTVKGTSNATAASTDGVFTIQAKAGDVLVVTAINFDPAEIKVGSSTALLTIVINRTSNELQNVVVTTALGIQRQAKDLGYSSTTITNKTLTQGKSVNIEQALNGKVSGLNISTVNSGVFENAKINIRGIRSLTGNNQPMLVVDGAPTPLGYLSSIPPDDVQSLTVLKSAASAAIYGPDAVNGVIVITTKRGGKVPTVTLTSTLQATQVSFFPKIQKEFGNGAGEVIDPYGNYGYVPYENQQYGPAFDGSIQPVGRPLEDGSIQMLPYTNAHYKDKIKFWNTGFTWQNSATISGEDFYVSIEDAKIKGLIPDDQNRRTSFRFNGNKKYGNFSVNYGLNYILQNYDVVNEAGLQNSIPGAYNGGLFFLVMQVASNVPLLDYKDWQNGKFSTYSNYYNDFAVSPYWFIGNIRTKGRSDNLIGNVDVNYQLFPWLKATARLSSNLSFANFKNTNAPIVVSDFAHATRSPTNFSNQPGSVFDDESYVSRINLDYYLSGDHKITKDLNVKYVAGGTVRQNRTKDIGIGGNNLVVPQLFNVAVRSGDAYVPTFNGTTNNSTNTLLGSYNYDILSRLISVYGSIGFSYKSWANVEFTGRNDWDSRLNKANRSFFYPAANLSIVLSDAIPSLQNSAVISYLKVRGAISKSGNVNLNPYSLSSTYSQPINFPYGNVAGFTSDPTIPDASIKPEFVNTKEVGIELGFLKNRINVEATYFNQNNTNQILFVSQSTTTGYAFGLANAADFKNYGVEMDLGLSPIVKIGKGRIDLKLNATYNDNKVTRTLGNTSVIVGGTNNFIQTSTSSPTANNIAVVGMPAFAFQLTDYARDPATGKVIVDAVTGMPSQAGSQVIKGRSIPLWVIGATPSYSIGNFSFSMTWDYKGGHDFFSGLGTDMDFAGISARSAEYGRQRFVFPNSVYWDGSKYVDNTSIQVQDGNYGFWSAGNVNTAIATNYFSSAASIRLREVNISYTLPNKWIAGTKFIKKVTVAAVGKNLLLFVPKSNQWGDPEFNYSSLGNTFGLASSFQSPASRLFGGSLLVQF, encoded by the coding sequence ATGAAAAAAATTGTCTTTCTTTTTTTAATGGCAATGCTAACTACGGTTATGGCGAGATCGCAGGTACGTAGTGTTAGCGGTAAGGTTGTTGACCAAACAAATAATCCTGTATCGGGTGCCACCGTTACAGTTAAAGGAACCAGCAATGCAACTGCAGCTTCAACAGATGGTGTTTTTACCATTCAGGCAAAGGCGGGTGATGTGCTTGTAGTTACTGCCATTAATTTTGATCCGGCAGAAATAAAAGTAGGATCATCAACTGCTCTTCTTACCATTGTTATCAACAGAACATCCAATGAATTACAGAATGTGGTTGTAACAACTGCACTGGGTATTCAAAGACAGGCGAAAGATCTTGGTTATTCTTCTACAACCATTACTAATAAAACGCTTACACAAGGAAAGAGCGTTAATATAGAACAGGCTTTAAATGGTAAGGTTTCCGGCTTGAATATCTCTACAGTTAACAGTGGTGTATTTGAAAATGCCAAGATCAATATTCGTGGCATTCGTTCATTAACGGGTAACAATCAACCCATGCTTGTTGTGGATGGTGCACCAACACCATTGGGTTATCTTTCTTCTATTCCGCCGGATGATGTGCAGAGCTTAACAGTGTTGAAGAGCGCTGCATCTGCAGCCATTTACGGCCCTGATGCAGTTAATGGTGTGATAGTAATTACAACCAAGCGTGGTGGTAAAGTTCCTACTGTTACATTAACTTCTACATTGCAGGCAACGCAGGTTTCGTTCTTTCCAAAGATCCAGAAAGAATTTGGAAATGGTGCCGGTGAAGTAATAGACCCGTATGGCAATTATGGTTATGTGCCTTACGAAAACCAGCAATACGGGCCTGCATTTGATGGAAGTATTCAACCTGTTGGCAGACCATTGGAAGATGGCTCTATACAAATGCTGCCATACACCAATGCGCATTACAAAGACAAAATAAAATTTTGGAATACCGGTTTTACCTGGCAGAATTCTGCAACCATTTCAGGTGAAGATTTTTATGTAAGCATTGAAGATGCAAAAATAAAAGGCTTAATTCCAGATGATCAAAACAGGCGTACCAGTTTCCGTTTTAATGGCAATAAAAAGTATGGGAATTTTTCTGTTAACTATGGCCTAAACTATATACTTCAGAACTACGACGTAGTAAATGAAGCAGGTTTGCAAAATTCTATTCCCGGTGCATATAATGGTGGTTTGTTTTTTCTTGTAATGCAGGTGGCAAGCAATGTTCCGCTGCTTGATTATAAAGATTGGCAGAATGGCAAGTTCTCTACTTACTCAAATTATTACAATGATTTTGCTGTTAGCCCATATTGGTTCATTGGAAATATAAGAACAAAAGGCCGCAGCGATAATCTTATTGGAAATGTTGATGTGAATTATCAATTATTTCCATGGCTGAAAGCCACTGCACGCCTGAGCTCTAACCTTTCTTTTGCAAACTTTAAAAACACCAATGCGCCAATTGTTGTTTCAGATTTTGCGCATGCAACAAGGAGCCCGACAAATTTCTCCAACCAGCCAGGTTCTGTGTTTGATGATGAAAGTTATGTATCACGCATTAATCTTGATTATTATTTAAGCGGTGATCATAAAATAACAAAAGACCTGAATGTAAAATATGTTGCCGGTGGAACAGTAAGACAAAACCGCACCAAAGACATAGGTATTGGCGGTAACAATCTTGTAGTGCCACAATTGTTTAATGTCGCTGTACGTAGCGGAGATGCTTATGTGCCAACATTTAACGGTACAACCAATAACAGCACCAACACTTTACTGGGCAGTTATAATTATGATATTCTGTCAAGGCTTATTTCTGTTTACGGAAGCATTGGCTTTAGTTATAAAAGTTGGGCCAATGTAGAATTTACCGGAAGAAATGATTGGGATAGCAGACTAAATAAAGCCAACCGATCATTCTTTTATCCTGCAGCAAACCTGTCAATAGTTCTTTCAGATGCAATACCCTCTTTACAAAACAGTGCTGTAATTTCTTATTTGAAAGTACGCGGTGCTATCTCTAAATCAGGTAATGTAAATCTTAATCCATATTCGCTGTCTTCAACTTATTCGCAGCCGATAAACTTTCCTTATGGAAATGTTGCCGGGTTTACTTCAGACCCAACTATTCCTGATGCAAGCATAAAACCAGAGTTTGTAAACACAAAAGAAGTTGGTATTGAATTAGGATTTTTAAAGAACAGGATAAATGTTGAAGCAACTTACTTCAATCAAAATAACACCAACCAGATCTTATTTGTTTCTCAGTCTACTACCACAGGTTATGCTTTTGGTTTAGCAAATGCTGCAGATTTTAAAAACTATGGTGTTGAAATGGATCTTGGTTTAAGCCCTATTGTTAAGATTGGTAAAGGCCGTATTGATCTAAAGCTGAATGCAACTTATAACGATAATAAAGTTACACGTACACTTGGCAACACATCAGTGATCGTTGGTGGTACCAATAATTTTATACAAACGTCTACCAGCTCACCAACAGCAAATAATATAGCCGTTGTTGGAATGCCTGCATTTGCCTTCCAGCTTACAGACTATGCAAGAGATCCTGCAACAGGAAAAGTAATTGTTGATGCTGTTACCGGTATGCCTTCCCAGGCTGGTTCGCAGGTTATTAAAGGAAGATCAATACCTCTGTGGGTTATAGGCGCTACTCCATCTTATTCAATTGGTAATTTTTCTTTTAGCATGACGTGGGACTACAAAGGTGGTCATGATTTCTTCTCTGGTCTTGGAACAGATATGGACTTCGCGGGTATTTCTGCAAGAAGTGCAGAATACGGCCGTCAGCGTTTTGTTTTTCCAAACTCTGTGTATTGGGATGGATCAAAATATGTTGACAACACAAGCATACAGGTACAGGATGGTAACTATGGTTTCTGGTCTGCAGGAAATGTAAACACGGCCATCGCTACCAACTATTTTTCAAGTGCTGCATCTATTCGTTTGCGCGAAGTAAATATTTCTTATACCCTGCCAAACAAATGGATCGCAGGAACAAAGTTCATTAAGAAGGTTACTGTTGCTGCAGTTGGTAAAAATCTCCTGTTGTTTGTTCCAAAATCAAATCAATGGGGAGATCCTGAATTCAACTATTCATCGCTGGGCAATACGTTTGGTCTTGCAAGCTCGTTCCAGTCACCGGCTTCAAGATTATTCGGTGGTTCATTGCTTGTACAATTCTAA